One Thalassophryne amazonica unplaced genomic scaffold, fThaAma1.1, whole genome shotgun sequence DNA segment encodes these proteins:
- the LOC117506090 gene encoding solute carrier family 2, facilitated glucose transporter member 5-like — protein MYLGEIAPKNLRGFLGLVPSIFIGVGVFLAQILGLHELLGKEEHWPLFLSVMILPTLVQLMLLPWFPESPRYLLIEKHNIHATITEYGGSDRPSIIWHQLHINHLPSQEALSFLSPDNDTSDRENKRKVHYMQKMDSLLHFPGVDHS, from the exons ATGTACCTGGGTGAGATTGCCCCAAAAAACCTCAGAGGCTTCCTGGGTCTTGTTCCAAGTATCTTTATTGGTGTTGGAGTGTTTTTGGCCCAAATCCTAGGCCTGCATGAGCTTCTCGGAAAG GAGGAGCACTGGCCTCTCTTCCTATCGGTCATGATTCTCCCCACTTTGGTCCAGTTGATGCTGTTGCCATGGTTTCCAGAGAGTCCCAGATACCTGCTGATTGAGAAGCATAACATCCATGCCACCATCACAG AATACGGCGGGTCAGATCGGCCATCCATCATCTGGCACCAGTTGCACATCAACCACTTGCCCAGCCAAGAGGCCCTCAGCTTCCTCAGTCCTGACAATGATACATCAGACAGAGAGAACAAGAGAAAAG TTCATTACATGCAGAAAATGGATTCTTTGCTTCACTTCCCAGGTGTGGACCACAGCTAA